The following are encoded together in the Caretta caretta isolate rCarCar2 chromosome 17, rCarCar1.hap1, whole genome shotgun sequence genome:
- the LOC142069484 gene encoding uncharacterized protein LOC142069484 — MAVSSQQGGKARRVEDECPWTLPVSWVENWDREGNVPVSVRGIDLPMEGATLISKQLSVTSLVCWDQGNEIPSCVSGKGESVSGSSSSVEQTEGPFQPVMVEGRAGVSEFVLDSAKAQDGNGPKFVSAQENGPVTRSHPVSVYVKSQRPDNSGACILPVASVLLEKGVATLSNQGEILARAKGEHEGDVIVLPTEGVETCSKKEKIPELVCGKGKENASDLLSRESVSLPERGWCRNLPDGPEVILDVRETQKESVVAQESVPLEQALVKEGKSRISVRSELLHIKAPGERNPHGRLCKQFTATEGCESDLIQKVSVPNSQKFSVVNGSTDFPVEGSSVDSFEKVSDGVKAVKKVKQSYNQVAVFGQLVGETKLLRKGCLHADSVSEQCVAQVKTGALNQESLNCRPPDWSTGRRPDPSLTPRSFGVAKGHSRINLPTCGLRVLSTTPDLREGVKLEGPGVTPTEEWERCWGIHGNIGGFEVPQVTG; from the coding sequence atggctgtgtctagtcagcagggtgggaaggcgaggagagtggaagatgagtgtccctggaccttacctgttagctgggtggagaattgggacagggaaggaaacgtgcctgtgtctgtcaggggtattgacttgcctatggagggagccaccctgatctccaagcagttgtctgtgaccagccttgtgtgctgggaccaggggaatgagatcccaagctgtgtgtctgggaaaggagaaagtgtgtccggctcttcttcatctgtggagcagacagaagggccctttcagcctgtgatggttgagggtcgtgcaggtGTCTCAGAGTTTGTTCtcgattcagctaaagcccaggacgggaatggtcctaagtttgtgtctgctcaggagaatggccctgtaactaggtcacatccagttagtgtctatgtaaaatcccagagaccagacaattctggtgcttgtattttgcctgttgctagtgtgttgttggaaaagggtgtagcaactctgtctaatcagggtgagatcctagccagggcaaaaggagagcatgaaggtgatgtgattgtgttacctactgagggtgtggaaacctgtagcaagaaggaaaagattcctgaacttgtgtgtggcaaagggaaggagaatgcttctgaccttttatctagagagtctgtaagtttgcctgaaaggggatggTGTAGGAATctgccggatgggccagaggtaattctggatgtaagggagacccagaaagagtctgttgttgctcaggaaagtgttcctctagagcaagccctcgttaaagagggtaagagcagaatttctgtgaggagtGAATTGTTGCATATAAAAGCCCCTggagaaaggaatcctcatggtcgtctttgcaagcagtttactgcaactgaagggtgtgaaagtgatttaatccagaaagtttcagttcctaacagccagaaattttctgttgtgaatggatccactgactttcctgttgaaggatccagtgtggatagctttgagaaggtctcagatggagtgaaagctgttaagaaagttaaacagtcctataaccaagtggctgtgtttggccagctagTTGGGGAGACAAAGTTgttgagaaagggatgtctccatgctgattctgtAAGCGAACAGtgtgtggcccaggtcaagacaggggctcttaaccaagagagcctgaATTGCAGGCCTCCAGACTGGAGCACagggagaagacccgatcccagtttgacccccaggAGTTTTGGAGTGGCAAAAGGGCAcagccgcataaaccttcccacatgcggcctgcgagtgctatcgaccacccccgacctaagggagggtgtgaaactggaagggcctggtgtaactcccaccgaggaatgggagagatgctggggcatccatgggaacattggtggcttcgaagTTCctcaggtcaccggctaa